TTCTGGCTGCAGCCGGCAGGGCCCTAGGCGGTTGGTGCAGCGGAGTTCACTTGCTGCCTTTTGCCCCTCCCCCAGGCTCTGCCCATCAAAAGCCCACTGTCTTTCAAGGGTCAGAAAAAAGGCGGCTTTGTGAAGAAGCCTTTCCCTCAGCTCCTCTGTCGCTCATTAGAATCTGGGTAGGGGGCCGAGGCCTCCCCTGCACCTTGCATGGGGCCCTTGTTTTCCCAATGTTCCCAGAAGGATTTTGCCTCTTCAGAAGTTGACTTACCTGAGAGTAGGTGaataaagagcatttattaagaactccCTGGGTGCCAGGCGCTGGGCTATGGGCTGCAGATACAAAGGGAGGTCAGAGTGTCCCTGCTCGGAAGGAGGGCCCATGCACAGGATAAACCGGAGATAATCAAGGAAGGGCGAGAGAAGGCAGGACTTTAGCAGGGAATTCCAGGCTAGGGGGACCGCTGGTGAAAATCCCTGGAGGCAGTTGATGGAGAGTGAATTGCATTCCAAGTTAAGAGGTCTGGGATCTTCCCAGGAGTCAGCGGGGGCCAATACAGAAGCTCCGAACTGCTGCAATAGTCGGGAATTGTGATGTGGACGACCAGCCCAGCAGAAACTAAAACTAGAAGTCGGTCTTTTCTATCCCACTCAAGACAGAAAGGTTGGGGCAGGAAGATGTTTTACATTAAAGACTAGCACTCAGTTCTGGCCAAGAGCAGCCGGCCATCCAAGTTCCCCAAGTCACAAAGGCCAGGTTAACCGTGAATCCATATGCCAAAAGCAAGATGGAAAGCATTTCCTTTCAGGTCTAAAAGGAACCAGTTTTAAATTAGGAAATGAAGCACTTCCTTAAAGTCTCAGTGGAGACGTTACAGAACTTCATTACCTACCAGAGACTGTCCAGATGTAAGCAGATCCACAAAGGGTTATTAAGGAAAGTTAAGCTAGGCTCTCATTGTGAAGACTGCTCTGTGTGGCTGACCAATGGGGCATTTCTCTCAATTTTCTGCATGTTCTCAGAGTACCCGTCATTTCCCTGAGACAAGTTTCTTCATAAGCTAGTTTAGAGCCCCCCTTGCCTTCTTTGCTCATGAAGCGTTCTTCTCTCTGCAGGGTCCAGGGCCATTTGGGCCCCAAAATGTCCCGTAGATTGGGCTGGCTTGCCCTGTACAGTCTATCAGTATCACTCTTCACATGTCTCCTTTTTCTGAAGAAGACATCCAAGCCAGCTCTAACTTCCATGGCTTCCAGGCAGACAGGGAGCCCCATGGCGAGGCATCCCTTCTGGGCACCCACAGGGTCCCATCACAACCTATGTCTGCCCAACTCTGAAGTGGCCAATGCATCTGCAGTCCTGCCCACCCGTCACCGCCTCTTCCTGACCTACAAGCACTGCCGGAACTTCTCAACCCTATTACAACCTACAGGCTGCCCTGCTGACACCTTCCTTCTCCTGGCAATTAAGTCACTGCCTGCTCATGTGGACCGCCGGGCAGCCATCCGAAGCACCTGGGGCCGGATCAGAGGACAGGGTGGGGGGCAGAAGCTAAAACTGGTATttctcttgggggtggggggaacttCCCCACCCCCGCAATTATTAGCCTATGAGAGCCAGGAATTTGATGATATTTTACAGTGGAACTTTAATGAGGACTTTTTCAACTTGACTCTGAAGGAGCTTCACCTCCAAAGGTGGCTGGCTACTAGCTGTCCCCAGGCCCAGTTTGTCCTTAAGGGGGATGATGATGTCTTTGTCCATGTGCCCAATGTCCTGGAGTTCCTACGAGGGCAAGACCCCAGCCAGGACCTCTTCGTGGGGGATGTGATCAGAGAGGCCCTGCCTAACAGGAACATCAGGGTCAAGTACTTCATCCCCCCATCCATGTACCGTGCTCACCACTACCCTCCCTATGCTGGAGGTGGAGGCTATGTGATGTCCCAGGCAACAGTTCGAAGGCTCGGGGTTACAGTGGAGGAGGTAGACTTGTTTCCCATTGATGACGTTTTTGTGGGGATGTGCTTGAAGAAACTGGGAGTGAAGCCAACCCACCATGCAGGATTTAAGACCTTTGGGATTCGGCGACCCCTAGACCCCTTGGACCCATGTCTGTACAAGGAGCTACTGCTGGTGCATTGTCTCAGCCCCCTGGAGATGTGGACTACATGGGCTTTGGTGAAGGATGAGGGCCTGAGGTGTGCTGCCCCTCCTGCTCAAGCTCAACAGACTGGCTGAAGGAGAGGTCCCAACTGGTAGTGCTCAGGGGCTAatgggggcgggggtggggggtttGCTATTGGTTCCTTTTTTAACAAGACTAAGAAAAATTGAGAGCTTTTAACTAATATAGCTTTTTGGGCAGTTATGTCCTAAGTTGTAGTCCCACAGATTCCCTTtaactttgattaaaaaaatcacaaaaagaacCTGGCTAATGGATGGGAGTGTGTGGAGAGTGGGGCCGCTAGCCCCAGAGGCACCTCAACCAGCCCCGTCTTCTCTACCAAAgcaatagttttttaaaagaaataagtgGACTCCAGGTAGTAAGTGGTTTTTCTACACACCCCGGGAGTGGGATAATCTGGCTAGCTTCATTCCCTGCCCCCCAAAACCTTGAGAGTACCATAAACTTTCACATAAAAGCACCTCTTTCTGCAAAAGCAGAAGAGACTAGTAAAAAGAAGCAAAGCAACAGCAGGCAAAGAGGGTTTCATCAAAGTGACTCCCATTTCATAACCAAGCACAAATCCATTTCATGAAGTGCCTTCCCCACATGTGCAGCCCGGCCTTCCAGTAGGGCCTGCCCAGGCACTTGTCCTGGCCACACACAGACTAAAGGGAAGCCAAGTCAAAGGAGGcaagcttttaaaaaacaaaccttacAAACAGGACTACCCCAAACAATGCACATCCCTTAAGAGGAAACGGATGCTTAATTTACATAGGAAAACTTGAACAGTGTTGAAAATGGGGGTCAACTTTCTACTTAAACTAGTGGTATGAGAGGGCTGTGTCCCATTCGCAGGTACTAAGGGAGCCTGAGCCTCTCTTTCGGAAAAGGCAACTAGAAGAGCCCAAGAGGGCTGCTGAGGGCAGCTTCAATGACGTGAATGTTTAAACAATATATGGAGCTAGACGGCCATGAACAATGCCCATTTTGCCCTCCTACAAAGTAGGAGGGGAGGTGTAGGACAACAGATGGAGGGGATCTCTGAGTGTCCCAACACGTGGACCCTGCTGCCTATCTCAGGAAAGGTTTTACAACTCTGAGCTATTCCCTACCCCAGCTTCCACACTCCCTTCTTTGCTTTCAAAGGCAATCAAACTACCCATATTCACAATGTTAGTGCCTACAGGGAGAGGCCTCCTCAATCCTCCCGTAAGTAGGCCTCCTGTTCATGGTTTGTCAGCGGAGAGCCCCCGGTGCTTGGGCGCTGGGGTGAGACCCCTTCTGGTTCCTCTGGCCTTTTAAGGAGTAGCTCTTCAGTTTGGGCCTCGGCCAACTTGGTCTCAGCCGTCTGAGAGAGCTGGCGCACTTCCTGAATTTGAGTCTTCACCAGGTGAATGTGATTTCGAGCTGTGACTGAGGCCTGATCAGCACCTAGAAGCAAATTGAGCGGCTTAAGTCAGCAGCAGCAGAgatgaaaaatatcatttaatcCACAAAGAGATATGGCTTCTAGGtgaaaaccaaaactaaaacCATGGCAGCCAAATTGGAGTCACAGAGTTCTGTTTAGGAACTTGAACTCTATTTATACACTTGAGTTACGGAACTCACCTGGAACACCTGTTCTTGGTGATGCTTGTAGGGCCCCCTGCCTCACTCAGCCAGGTGTCCAGGAACCTGAGCCTCTCCTTACCTGGGACAGCAGAAGCTCCTCTTTCTCTGGCTATTACATATTTAACAATCAAGGCACTTCCCCACTGATAAGGACACTAGCCCCTTTCTCCAACCCCTCTGCAAGAAAACCACCCTTCCTTAGCTAATGATAAATAGAACCTCAAGGCTATAACCACACTTCCTCTTGATGCTCTGTTAACATTGCCTACGAAGGTTCCTCTGATGTCAATCTGCGATGTGACGAAGGTTCAGATTCACTTATTTCCTTACACCATTAAAATCATCAACCTGAGCCTTCgttttaacatttgcaaaatgaggataataatcctTGCATGACTAGGCTTTAAAGAAGGTTCTTTGTAGACAAAGTATTATAGGAATGTGTTTTTAGCAGCAATGGTGATTTATGGGTGAGAAAACAAGCTCTGAGATGTTAAGAGACTTCATGAAGTTTGACAAAGCAAGGCCTGTGAATCTGAGTCTGATTCTTTTCCCATTAGACCACCCTGCTTCTCACACAAGAATATGTAGCCTGGAACAAGCTATTGCCAACTAGTTAAGTGATCTGAGGCAAGTCCCTGGCcctctccaggtctcagtttcctattctgtaagAGAAGGGGTGCCCTTAATCATTTCAGAGATCTCAAGTTCTAAAATGTTCCACGTGGCTCAGCTTCAGACTCCTCAGGACTGGTCCTTGATCTCATTTCTGATGACCTGGGTAACATACTAGCTTTCACTAGACCTCCTCCTCCCAGCAGCATCCACAGAAGAGACATAATGTTCTTCTAAACTCTCAGCTCCTCCATTTCTTGCTGGCCTGAGACAAACACACTCAGCAGAGAAAGGCTTCAGAGCTCCTCAAACTACCCATTTGGGCTGGCACTCAGGGCCTTGGGCCTCAATTCTGGCTCTGATTCTGTTacttactctttcttttttctttcttggggTTCTCCAGGAATTTGACATTCCACAAATGGTCAGGTGACACTCCATCCCCCTCTACCCCCCCCCTGAAGATGGTTCTGGGCTATGCTCTCAGGCTATCAGAAAGGCTCCCTGCCAAAGGGAAGGGAGCGACCAAGTTTCCCCTTACACCAGCagtctccttgaggacagagatgcCATACTCCATTGACCACTTCTATTGACTGTCCCTGGCTGAAGAGCGAAGTCTTGGAATCCCATGTGACTGAGCAATCTATGGCTGCTGCTGGGCATACCTGACTGGTAAGCTGCTTCTGCTGCCATCTCAGACAGACTCACAGCAGTCATCCAAGTTGCTTCTAGCTTTAAGTACTCTTCTTGTTTTGAAGACATCTGTAAATTAAAGAAAGCATTTCAGTCGGAGGAAAAGAAAGTTCAAAGCCTCATAGAAGTGACTTCCTTAAGTTAGCAGTGctttggggtagctaggtagcaaagagaatagagagccaggcctggaatctggaggacttgggttcaaatcttgcctcagacacttcttagctatatgacccagagcaagctacttaaccccaactgctgctcttctgtctaatactaataatactaagacagaaggtaatggtttaaaaaaaagatggtatTGCTTTATTGGGAAGTTACTGATGAGGTAACTCAATATAACATTTGCTTTCCcagataaaatggaaatgattacTACAAAATTATATGTTTTGTTTTACCTCAACCCTGGCTCCTATGATCACCTGCCACACTGCATCTTCCTCTTGAGAATTCATTTTCCCAAGTAAACTTGAGTATTGTCGATATAGAGACACTAATGTGTAAACCGCCTGCAAGCAAAAAGATGAATTGGTTTAATAAGAGGGGACTCAAAGGATGGTCAGACCAGAAatgggcaattaaaaaaaaaattgctaaggGCCTAGTGAGGCAAAAGCTCTGTTCAAGTACCTGAGGCACAAAGCCAAAAAGGGAATGGTTCCTGCCTATAAGGAGCTACCTTTGTCCTGAGGGCTAAGTAttggaaaattttctttaaaaagaaagccaATAGACAGCTCTATTCTCAGTACAACGAGCCCTAAGGCAGTATCTATAGAATCCTCCTGTGTTTAATGCCGAGCAACCAGACACCATTCCGTGTCTCTCTCTAGAGACTTTCATTTTCTTGGTATGTGTAAGAATTAGCTTTTGACTAAAACAAGGTCTTC
This sequence is a window from Monodelphis domestica isolate mMonDom1 chromosome 3, mMonDom1.pri, whole genome shotgun sequence. Protein-coding genes within it:
- the B3GNT4 gene encoding N-acetyllactosaminide beta-1,3-N-acetylglucosaminyltransferase 4; this encodes MSRRLGWLALYSLSVSLFTCLLFLKKTSKPALTSMASRQTGSPMARHPFWAPTGSHHNLCLPNSEVANASAVLPTRHRLFLTYKHCRNFSTLLQPTGCPADTFLLLAIKSLPAHVDRRAAIRSTWGRIRGQGGGQKLKLVFLLGVGGTSPPPQLLAYESQEFDDILQWNFNEDFFNLTLKELHLQRWLATSCPQAQFVLKGDDDVFVHVPNVLEFLRGQDPSQDLFVGDVIREALPNRNIRVKYFIPPSMYRAHHYPPYAGGGGYVMSQATVRRLGVTVEEVDLFPIDDVFVGMCLKKLGVKPTHHAGFKTFGIRRPLDPLDPCLYKELLLVHCLSPLEMWTTWALVKDEGLRCAAPPAQAQQTG
- the DIABLO gene encoding diablo IAP-binding mitochondrial protein isoform X1, with the translated sequence MAALRSWVLRSVSSFFRQHVPVAAKLRRCRFSDLVGPWHKTVAAGFGVTLCAIPIAQKTETHSLSNEALMKRAVSLVTDSTSTFLSQTTYALIEAITEYTRAVYTLVSLYRQYSSLLGKMNSQEEDAVWQVIIGARVEMSSKQEEYLKLEATWMTAVSLSEMAAEAAYQSGADQASVTARNHIHLVKTQIQEVRQLSQTAETKLAEAQTEELLLKRPEEPEGVSPQRPSTGGSPLTNHEQEAYLRED
- the DIABLO gene encoding diablo IAP-binding mitochondrial protein isoform X2, with product MKRAVSLVTDSTSTFLSQTTYALIEAITEYTRAVYTLVSLYRQYSSLLGKMNSQEEDAVWQVIIGARVEMSSKQEEYLKLEATWMTAVSLSEMAAEAAYQSGADQASVTARNHIHLVKTQIQEVRQLSQTAETKLAEAQTEELLLKRPEEPEGVSPQRPSTGGSPLTNHEQEAYLRED